From a region of the Emcibacteraceae bacterium genome:
- a CDS encoding DUF4338 domain-containing protein, producing the protein MVKTFNTFVKVTSREANLKRKLRRHLRNIGFAKSDNGELIIEGESKEIVRSVHRVQREDKLKKNREFILDKFEKLLMYFAEGNEVNPKRVSPVIELISSGTEQGDLFRLASLTWSVPVSNGFGRRLRYLVWDKNNGKLMGIIAIGDPVFNLAVRDNLIGWSAQDRSERLVNIMDAYVLGAIPPYNALLGGKLIACLLRSRDIFDDFAKAYGSSTGLISGIKKKASLLAVTTSSSMGRSSVYNRLKLEGLQYMEPIGFTGGWGHFHIPDSLFLELRDFLRDINHGYADKYQFGQGPNWRLRTTRAALSELGFKEDMLRHGIRRQVFISFLASNALKILKTGNEKPNIESLLSVKEIASLGVKRWMQPRAVRFPEFQNWTHKDLIDLFGNQFRHLNTEKENNNNTGNLKWKT; encoded by the coding sequence GTGGTCAAAACATTCAATACATTTGTCAAAGTTACATCTCGTGAGGCTAACCTAAAAAGAAAACTTCGTAGACACCTTAGAAACATTGGGTTCGCCAAATCAGACAATGGTGAGTTAATAATTGAGGGGGAAAGCAAAGAAATAGTTAGGAGTGTTCACCGAGTTCAGCGTGAAGATAAACTGAAGAAAAACAGAGAATTCATTTTAGATAAGTTTGAAAAGCTCTTAATGTACTTTGCCGAAGGAAATGAGGTCAATCCTAAGAGAGTTTCTCCGGTTATCGAACTTATTTCATCCGGCACTGAGCAAGGCGATTTATTCAGATTGGCATCTTTAACCTGGTCAGTTCCAGTTTCAAATGGCTTTGGTAGACGCCTTAGATACCTAGTATGGGACAAGAATAATGGCAAACTTATGGGAATCATTGCTATTGGGGATCCCGTTTTCAATCTTGCTGTTCGTGATAATTTAATTGGTTGGAGCGCGCAAGATAGAAGTGAACGCCTTGTAAACATTATGGATGCCTACGTTCTAGGAGCCATTCCGCCATATAATGCATTGTTAGGAGGTAAACTTATAGCATGCTTGCTACGCAGTCGTGATATATTTGATGATTTCGCTAAAGCTTATGGTAGTTCAACTGGACTTATTTCGGGTATAAAAAAGAAAGCTTCTTTATTAGCAGTAACAACTTCTTCCTCCATGGGAAGATCGTCAGTTTATAATCGTCTAAAACTTGAAGGTCTCCAGTATATGGAACCAATTGGATTCACTGGTGGATGGGGACACTTTCATATACCTGATAGTTTATTCCTAGAACTCCGAGATTTTCTCCGAGATATTAATCATGGTTATGCCGACAAATACCAATTTGGGCAGGGACCAAATTGGCGTTTACGCACAACTAGAGCTGCATTATCAGAATTAGGATTTAAAGAAGATATGCTTCGGCATGGGATCCGGCGCCAAGTATTTATCAGCTTCCTTGCTTCAAATGCTCTAAAAATTCTTAAAACAGGGAATGAAAAGCCAAATATCGAATCCTTGTTAAGCGTAAAAGAAATAGCAAGTCTTGGAGTAAAAAGATGGATGCAACCACGTGCAGTTAGGTTCCCAGAATTTCAAAATTGGACTCACAAGGACTTAATTGATTTGTTTGGAAACCAATTTCGTCACTTGAACACCGAAAAAGAAAATAACAATAATACCGGAAATCTGAAATGGAAGACATAA
- the rpmF gene encoding 50S ribosomal protein L32 has product MAVPKRKVSPHRRGNRRSHDSLSVDTYVEDQESGELRRRHHIDLSTGKYRGRQILEPNDEY; this is encoded by the coding sequence ATGGCAGTTCCAAAAAGGAAAGTATCACCACATCGTCGTGGTAACCGTCGTTCGCATGACAGCTTGAGCGTTGACACATATGTTGAAGATCAGGAAAGCGGTGAGCTTCGCCGCCGCCATCATATTGACCTGAGCACAGGAAAATATCGTGGCCGTCAAATTCTTGAGCCAAATGACGAATATTAA
- the lepA gene encoding translation elongation factor 4, whose translation MAHIRNFSIVAHIDHGKSTLADRLIQFCGGLTDREMKEQVLDNMDIERERGITIKAQTVRLEYKARNGEDYIINLMDTPGHVDFAYEVSRCLYACEGSILVVDSSQGVEAQTLANVYQAIEHNHEIVPVLNKIDLPAAEPEQVRAQIEDVIGIDASEAILVSAKTGVGIEDVMESIIKTLPPPQGDANAPLKALLVDSWYDSYLGVMVLVRIIDGKLKKGMRVKMMAADTDHLVDRVGVFKPKSTIVDELGPGEVGFFTASIKEVSQTHVGDTVTEYKNETAKMLPGFKPVQSVVFCGLFPADAADFELLRESMHKLRLNDASFQFEPETSTALGYGFRCGFLGMLHLEIIQERLMREFDLDIITTSPSVIYKIFLNKGKIKEIHNPADMPDPVYIDHMEEPWIKATILVPDSHLGAVLTLCQEKRGEQVDLTYAGNRAMVVYRLPLNEVVYDFYDRLKSISRGYASFDYQMEGYREGDLVKLSILVNNEPVDALSMMVHRSQAEYRGRALCERLKDLIPRALFKIPIQAAIGGKVIARETISAMRKDVTAKCYGGDISRKRKLLEKQKKGKKKMRLYGNVEIPHEAFIAALKMRDDK comes from the coding sequence TTGGCCCATATCAGAAATTTTTCAATCGTCGCCCATATTGATCATGGGAAGTCGACACTTGCCGACCGCCTGATACAGTTTTGCGGCGGACTTACCGACCGTGAAATGAAAGAACAGGTCCTCGACAACATGGATATTGAGCGCGAGCGTGGCATCACCATTAAAGCTCAGACAGTCCGCCTAGAATATAAAGCCAGAAACGGCGAAGATTATATCATAAACCTGATGGATACACCCGGCCATGTTGACTTTGCCTATGAAGTGAGCCGCTGCCTTTATGCTTGCGAAGGCTCTATTCTTGTCGTTGATTCCAGTCAGGGCGTTGAGGCACAAACCCTTGCGAACGTCTATCAGGCCATTGAACATAATCATGAAATTGTCCCTGTGCTGAATAAAATTGACTTACCCGCCGCTGAACCAGAACAGGTCCGGGCCCAGATTGAGGATGTGATCGGTATTGATGCTTCTGAAGCCATTTTGGTTTCGGCAAAAACCGGTGTCGGCATTGAAGACGTTATGGAAAGCATTATTAAAACGCTGCCACCGCCCCAGGGGGATGCGAATGCGCCGCTGAAAGCCCTGCTGGTTGACAGCTGGTATGACAGCTATCTGGGCGTAATGGTTCTGGTCAGGATTATTGACGGCAAACTTAAAAAAGGCATGCGCGTTAAAATGATGGCGGCCGATACCGACCATCTTGTTGACCGTGTTGGCGTATTTAAACCAAAATCGACAATCGTTGATGAACTCGGCCCAGGTGAAGTTGGTTTTTTCACAGCATCAATCAAGGAAGTATCGCAAACCCATGTGGGGGACACGGTAACCGAGTATAAAAACGAAACCGCCAAAATGCTTCCCGGGTTTAAACCGGTGCAAAGCGTTGTTTTTTGTGGTCTGTTCCCGGCCGATGCAGCCGATTTTGAACTCCTGCGGGAAAGCATGCATAAACTAAGGCTCAATGATGCCAGTTTTCAATTTGAGCCTGAAACCTCAACCGCCCTTGGCTACGGTTTCCGCTGCGGTTTTCTTGGAATGTTGCATCTGGAGATTATCCAGGAACGGCTGATGCGTGAATTTGATCTTGATATCATCACCACTTCGCCCAGTGTTATTTATAAAATCTTTCTGAACAAAGGGAAAATAAAAGAAATCCATAATCCTGCAGATATGCCGGACCCGGTTTATATAGACCATATGGAAGAACCATGGATCAAGGCAACTATACTTGTTCCAGATAGTCACCTTGGTGCCGTACTGACATTATGTCAGGAAAAACGAGGCGAACAGGTTGATCTGACCTATGCCGGTAATCGGGCAATGGTCGTTTACCGACTTCCACTGAATGAAGTGGTCTATGATTTTTATGACAGATTAAAATCAATCAGCCGCGGTTATGCCAGTTTTGATTATCAAATGGAAGGGTACCGTGAAGGGGATCTCGTTAAATTGTCAATCCTGGTGAACAACGAACCTGTCGACGCCCTTAGTATGATGGTCCACCGCAGTCAGGCCGAATATCGTGGTCGCGCACTCTGCGAACGGCTAAAAGACCTGATCCCGCGGGCACTATTTAAAATTCCGATCCAGGCCGCCATCGGCGGCAAGGTTATAGCCCGCGAAACCATAAGCGCCATGCGCAAGGATGTAACCGCAAAATGTTATGGTGGCGATATCAGTCGTAAAAGAAAGCTGCTCGAAAAGCAGAAAAAAGGCAAAAAGAAAATGCGCCTTTATGGAAACGTGGAAATCCCCCATGAAGCCTTTATTGCCGCCCTCAAAATGCGGGATGACAAATAA
- a CDS encoding methyltransferase domain-containing protein produces the protein MDSEIGMVSKENTVKVPMKWRLKAWWEGYDLDDIRARLNSGEKDEEVASVEPVKQVKPVSDAPEALVWDDKRLETAQLIWGEGYCGPGGPEYVTSMSKLLGMSSKMSVAVIGAGLGGPSRVLAEEFGAWITGYEQSENLAEKGMELSKKAGLEAKAPIKHYNPSSDETFERTFDRAYSKEALYTVEDKPKLLQNVFNKLKDSGLFLINDYTLSGPEALENKDVQKWLRQEPTQPFPIPHKSMEKLLTECGYILRVNEDITNIYIDMIAKSWVGVDKVIESLTKHPEDQSETINRLIKEAEFWMLRSKTMKDGHVKAWRFLAYKPAEIK, from the coding sequence GTGGATTCTGAAATCGGTATGGTAAGTAAGGAAAATACAGTAAAAGTCCCCATGAAATGGCGTCTGAAGGCCTGGTGGGAAGGTTACGACCTGGATGATATCAGAGCGCGTTTGAACTCTGGTGAAAAGGATGAAGAAGTTGCATCAGTTGAGCCGGTAAAACAAGTAAAACCTGTCAGCGATGCACCGGAAGCCCTGGTCTGGGATGATAAAAGACTAGAAACAGCGCAGCTCATCTGGGGCGAGGGCTATTGTGGGCCTGGTGGTCCGGAATATGTGACCAGCATGTCAAAACTGCTCGGTATGTCATCCAAAATGAGCGTGGCGGTAATTGGTGCCGGTCTGGGCGGACCATCGCGTGTTCTTGCCGAAGAATTTGGCGCCTGGATTACCGGATATGAACAGTCGGAAAATCTTGCTGAAAAAGGCATGGAACTTTCAAAAAAGGCCGGACTGGAAGCCAAAGCTCCAATTAAACATTATAATCCTTCCAGTGATGAGACTTTCGAGCGAACATTTGACCGCGCCTATTCGAAAGAGGCCCTTTATACAGTTGAGGATAAACCAAAACTACTTCAGAACGTCTTTAATAAACTTAAGGACAGCGGCCTGTTCCTGATTAATGATTATACCCTTTCCGGTCCTGAGGCTTTGGAAAACAAGGATGTTCAGAAATGGCTTCGTCAGGAACCGACACAGCCCTTTCCGATACCACACAAATCCATGGAAAAGCTTCTTACCGAGTGTGGCTATATTCTTAGGGTGAATGAAGACATCACAAATATTTACATTGATATGATCGCAAAAAGCTGGGTTGGCGTTGATAAAGTTATAGAATCATTGACAAAACACCCGGAAGATCAGTCGGAAACCATAAACCGCCTCATTAAAGAAGCTGAATTCTGGATGCTCCGTTCAAAAACCATGAAAGACGGGCATGTAAAGGCATGGCGCTTCCTTGCCTATAAACCGGCAGAAATAAAATAA
- the pheT gene encoding phenylalanine--tRNA ligase subunit beta, producing MKFTLSWLKTYLDTDANLDTISKTLTSIGLEVEGISDPTVDLKPFVVARIEKAEQHPNADKLRVCTVNNGSETVQVVCGAPNARTGLIGAFAPSGSVIPSNGLKLKASVIRGVESNGMMCSERELGLGEDHDGIIDLPADAPVGKSFAEYAGLNDPVIEIAITPNHQDALGVYGIARDLAAAGLGTLKKPDISKVPGNFESPIKVNIESPDACPVFAGRYIRGVKNGPSPDWMQRRLKSLGMKPISALVDITNFMTHDYGRPLHVFDADNIAGNLTVRLSKSGEKLLALDGKEYQFDDQVCVISDDNAINSIGGVMGGNDSGTYETTTNVFLECAWFDPIRTAMTGRKLGIDSDARYRFERGVDPATVLDGVEMATRLIMEMCGGEPSDVYLAGEVPDISKTITMRPERVRELGGVDISKEQIAEILVRLGFGVVDNGATLDVTTPSWRCDIDREPDLVEEVLRIHGYDKINVEPLPPSSREIVIGLNPVQKRIRLAKRSAASIGLREAVTWSFMPGAYAALFNGQSEPLILDNPVSTELNAMRPNLLPNLIMAAGRNHDRGLKNVALFEAGNQFASDTPDGQNFVVAGVRRGQKHDRHWQKRPEDVNVYDAKADAVAILTSLGVNAENAQIVAEAPSWYHPGGSGVIRLGPKNIMAYFGEIHPSILKQMDVKGPLAGFEIMIGNIPLPRSQSGNSRGPLRVSDFQAVERDFAFVVDKNLPAESLIKVVSSVNKKLIDHVSIFDVYQGAGIDEDKKSIAINVKLQPFNKTMTDEEIDTFSKQVIDTVSSKIGGTLR from the coding sequence ATGAAATTTACATTATCCTGGCTTAAAACATATCTTGATACTGATGCCAACCTTGATACCATTTCAAAAACCCTGACCTCTATTGGACTTGAGGTTGAAGGGATCAGTGACCCGACAGTTGACTTAAAACCTTTTGTCGTTGCCCGCATTGAAAAGGCGGAACAACATCCCAATGCCGATAAATTAAGGGTCTGCACCGTTAATAACGGAAGTGAAACAGTACAGGTTGTTTGCGGCGCCCCTAATGCGCGAACCGGACTGATCGGTGCATTTGCCCCTAGTGGCAGCGTTATCCCCAGTAATGGGCTTAAATTAAAAGCATCTGTCATTCGTGGTGTGGAAAGCAATGGCATGATGTGTTCCGAGCGCGAACTTGGCCTTGGTGAAGATCATGATGGAATTATTGACCTTCCCGCTGACGCCCCGGTCGGTAAAAGTTTCGCTGAATATGCCGGATTGAATGATCCGGTCATTGAAATTGCCATCACACCAAATCATCAGGATGCACTTGGCGTATATGGAATTGCCCGCGATCTGGCAGCTGCTGGTCTTGGCACTTTAAAAAAGCCAGATATTTCAAAAGTACCGGGTAATTTTGAAAGCCCTATTAAAGTTAATATTGAAAGCCCTGATGCCTGCCCTGTTTTTGCCGGACGCTATATTCGCGGGGTTAAAAACGGTCCCAGCCCTGACTGGATGCAACGCCGCCTTAAATCCCTGGGAATGAAGCCAATATCCGCTCTTGTTGATATAACCAACTTCATGACCCATGATTATGGAAGGCCTCTGCATGTTTTCGACGCGGACAATATTGCTGGAAATCTGACAGTACGGCTGTCCAAATCAGGTGAAAAACTGTTGGCCCTCGACGGTAAGGAATATCAGTTTGATGACCAGGTCTGTGTTATCTCAGACGATAATGCCATAAATTCAATCGGTGGTGTTATGGGTGGTAACGACAGCGGAACATACGAGACAACAACCAACGTATTTTTGGAATGCGCCTGGTTTGACCCTATCCGCACGGCGATGACCGGCCGCAAGCTTGGTATAGACAGTGATGCCAGATACCGTTTTGAGCGGGGTGTCGACCCGGCGACTGTGCTGGATGGCGTGGAGATGGCCACCCGGCTGATTATGGAAATGTGCGGCGGGGAGCCCAGCGATGTTTATCTTGCCGGCGAGGTGCCCGATATCAGCAAAACCATTACTATGCGTCCAGAACGAGTACGTGAACTTGGTGGTGTGGATATCAGTAAAGAACAGATCGCTGAAATTCTGGTACGACTTGGTTTTGGTGTTGTCGATAATGGTGCAACGCTTGACGTCACGACACCATCCTGGCGCTGTGATATTGACCGGGAACCCGATCTGGTGGAAGAAGTGCTGCGCATCCACGGTTATGATAAAATTAACGTTGAACCACTGCCCCCATCAAGCAGGGAAATTGTTATCGGCCTAAATCCGGTGCAGAAACGTATCCGACTGGCCAAGCGCAGTGCCGCGTCAATTGGCCTTCGGGAGGCCGTTACCTGGTCATTTATGCCAGGTGCTTATGCTGCCTTATTTAATGGGCAGTCTGAGCCACTTATTCTGGATAATCCTGTCAGCACTGAGCTTAATGCCATGCGCCCTAATCTGCTTCCTAACCTGATTATGGCCGCCGGACGAAACCATGATCGTGGTCTTAAAAATGTCGCCCTTTTTGAGGCCGGCAATCAGTTTGCTTCAGATACACCAGACGGGCAGAATTTTGTCGTTGCTGGCGTTCGTCGTGGACAGAAACACGACCGCCACTGGCAAAAGCGACCTGAAGATGTAAATGTGTATGATGCAAAAGCAGACGCCGTTGCCATCCTGACGTCATTAGGGGTCAATGCCGAAAATGCCCAGATTGTGGCAGAGGCACCATCCTGGTATCATCCTGGAGGAAGCGGAGTTATTCGCTTGGGTCCAAAAAATATCATGGCTTATTTTGGTGAAATCCACCCATCTATCCTTAAGCAAATGGATGTGAAAGGACCATTGGCCGGGTTTGAAATTATGATCGGTAATATTCCGCTGCCTCGCTCGCAATCCGGAAATAGCAGAGGCCCTCTAAGAGTTTCTGATTTTCAGGCAGTTGAGCGTGATTTTGCATTTGTTGTTGATAAGAATTTACCTGCAGAAAGTCTTATAAAAGTTGTCAGCAGTGTAAATAAAAAACTGATCGATCATGTCAGCATTTTTGATGTCTATCAGGGTGCCGGTATTGATGAAGATAAAAAGTCAATTGCCATAAATGTCAAACTGCAACCGTTTAATAAAACGATGACTGATGAGGAAATTGATACATTCTCGAAACAGGTCATTGATACTGTGTCCTCTAAAATCGGCGGAACTCTAAGGTAA
- the pheS gene encoding phenylalanine--tRNA ligase subunit alpha, with product MQDLQTLESEITANLLAADNLDKVENIRIAELGKKGRVSLLMRELGKMNPEEKKEFGPKLNQLKNNLNDAISARKNTLEEEVLNRKLQSESVDISLSAVSMDSGSIHPISQVMDEVTEIFTEMGFSVAEGPEIEEDFYNFTALNIPEEHPARQMHDTFYFPADEDGNRKVLRTHTSPVQIRTMLSGEPPYRIIAPGRTYRNDSDATHTPMFHQVEALVIDKNIHMGHLKWCIEEFARKFFEIDNVKIRFRPSYFPFTEPSAEVDIGCAFKDGEVLIGEGDDWLEIMGCGMVNERVLENVNLDPKEYQGFAFGLGLDRIAMLKWGIPDLRDFFAADLRWLKHYGFQALDIPSLSTRTSNVKGGK from the coding sequence ATGCAAGACCTCCAAACACTGGAAAGTGAAATTACCGCAAATTTACTGGCGGCAGACAATCTGGACAAGGTTGAAAATATCCGTATTGCCGAGCTTGGCAAGAAAGGACGTGTCAGTCTGCTGATGCGTGAACTTGGCAAAATGAACCCGGAAGAAAAAAAGGAATTTGGGCCCAAATTAAATCAACTGAAAAATAATTTAAATGATGCAATATCTGCCCGCAAAAACACTCTGGAGGAAGAGGTCCTTAACCGGAAACTTCAGTCTGAAAGTGTAGATATCAGCCTTTCCGCCGTTTCAATGGATAGTGGAAGCATCCACCCAATCAGCCAGGTCATGGACGAAGTCACCGAAATTTTTACGGAAATGGGGTTCAGTGTTGCAGAAGGACCGGAAATAGAAGAGGATTTCTATAACTTCACTGCCCTTAATATCCCGGAAGAACATCCGGCACGGCAGATGCATGATACCTTTTATTTTCCAGCAGACGAGGATGGCAACCGCAAGGTTCTCAGAACCCATACATCCCCTGTACAAATTCGTACCATGCTATCCGGCGAGCCACCTTACCGGATCATTGCCCCAGGACGGACATACAGAAACGACAGTGACGCTACCCATACCCCGATGTTTCACCAGGTGGAAGCACTGGTCATTGATAAAAATATTCATATGGGACACCTTAAATGGTGTATTGAGGAATTTGCGCGGAAATTCTTTGAAATTGATAATGTGAAAATTCGTTTTCGCCCAAGTTATTTTCCATTCACGGAACCCTCGGCAGAAGTTGATATCGGCTGCGCCTTCAAAGACGGTGAGGTGCTGATCGGAGAGGGTGATGACTGGCTTGAAATTATGGGATGCGGTATGGTCAATGAGCGAGTCCTGGAAAATGTAAATCTTGATCCAAAAGAATATCAGGGCTTTGCATTTGGCCTCGGCCTTGACCGCATTGCCATGCTTAAATGGGGCATTCCAGACTTACGTGATTTCTTTGCCGCTGATTTACGCTGGCTCAAGCATTACGGTTTTCAGGCACTTGATATCCCGTCACTCAGTACAAGAACATCAAACGTGAAGGGGGGTAAATAA
- the rplT gene encoding 50S ribosomal protein L20 yields the protein MAHVKRGVTAKARHKKVLNAAKGYRGRRKSTIRVAMQAVEKAGQYAYRDRKVRKRQFRALWIQRINAGARLEGLTYSRFMNGLKVAGIELDRKVLADLAVREPEAFKAIAEQAKAAIA from the coding sequence ATGGCACATGTAAAACGGGGCGTAACTGCAAAAGCCCGTCACAAAAAAGTTCTTAATGCCGCAAAAGGTTACCGCGGTCGTCGTAAATCCACTATTCGCGTAGCGATGCAGGCTGTTGAAAAAGCAGGCCAGTATGCTTACCGTGACCGTAAAGTCCGTAAGCGTCAATTCCGCGCTTTGTGGATTCAGCGTATTAACGCAGGTGCGCGTCTAGAAGGACTTACCTATTCACGATTTATGAACGGCCTTAAAGTTGCAGGCATCGAACTTGACCGCAAAGTTCTGGCTGATTTAGCCGTTCGTGAACCTGAAGCTTTTAAAGCCATTGCAGAACAAGCAAAAGCCGCAATCGCCTAA
- the rpmI gene encoding 50S ribosomal protein L35, with translation MPKLKTKSGAKKRFKLTASGKVRSSQTGKQHGMIKRTNKQIRNQRGTTILSDQDARIVKKYMPYG, from the coding sequence ATGCCCAAATTGAAAACAAAAAGTGGCGCCAAAAAACGCTTCAAACTCACCGCCTCTGGCAAGGTGCGTTCATCACAGACCGGGAAACAGCACGGCATGATCAAACGCACAAACAAACAAATTCGCAATCAACGCGGCACAACAATTCTGAGTGATCAGGATGCCCGGATTGTTAAGAAATATATGCCTTACGGTTAA
- a CDS encoding TraB/GumN family protein, with product MMKSIYQLFTYRLMPVLAALLIVMPQISTAQEELNAHPAIWMIERDKSKVYFLGSIHLLPKNVKWYGGKVKEIFGDAREVVFEVHMTPDKEAQAQQITIENGLLPAGDELRNYLEPEEYQYLSEQAVAVGIPAVNLTRFKPWFASIALSINVIKKQGWDPDSGVDKFIEGLAMQENKTISELETLQDQMATLYDHPLSIQAEMLVDTLDQIKDIQKITMEMVDTWANGDEKGMEESLIKPMQEQKEIYQQLVVERNKRWLPVIAGLLMKEQNTLVVAGVAHFIGDDGVIKMLRQQGYKVKRIE from the coding sequence ATGATGAAATCCATATACCAGTTATTTACGTACAGGCTCATGCCTGTGTTGGCTGCGTTACTGATCGTAATGCCGCAAATTTCCACGGCGCAGGAAGAGCTCAATGCCCATCCGGCCATTTGGATGATTGAACGGGATAAATCAAAAGTTTATTTTTTAGGCTCAATTCACCTGCTTCCCAAAAATGTGAAATGGTATGGCGGAAAAGTCAAAGAGATATTCGGCGATGCGCGTGAGGTAGTCTTTGAGGTTCACATGACACCTGACAAAGAAGCCCAAGCGCAACAGATAACAATTGAAAATGGTCTGCTTCCTGCAGGGGATGAGCTAAGAAACTATCTGGAGCCTGAAGAATACCAGTATTTGAGTGAACAGGCCGTGGCTGTCGGAATACCAGCTGTTAATCTTACTAGGTTCAAACCCTGGTTCGCATCTATTGCTCTTTCAATAAATGTCATTAAAAAGCAGGGATGGGACCCGGACTCCGGTGTCGATAAATTTATTGAGGGGTTGGCCATGCAGGAAAACAAAACGATTTCTGAGCTTGAAACTTTGCAAGATCAAATGGCCACCCTTTATGATCATCCGTTATCCATACAGGCAGAAATGCTGGTGGATACACTTGACCAAATAAAGGATATTCAAAAAATTACCATGGAAATGGTGGATACATGGGCAAATGGGGATGAGAAGGGGATGGAGGAATCCTTGATCAAGCCAATGCAGGAACAGAAAGAAATATACCAGCAGCTCGTTGTTGAACGCAATAAAAGGTGGCTTCCTGTAATAGCCGGGCTACTGATGAAGGAACAAAACACACTGGTTGTTGCCGGAGTAGCCCATTTTATTGGCGATGACGGGGTTATTAAAATGCTAAGGCAACAGGGTTATAAAGTTAAAAGGATAGAGTAA
- a CDS encoding tRNA-binding protein → MSDKISWEDFQKVELRIGTVVNAEEFPEARRPAYKVWVDFGGEIGIKKSSAQITVHYKPEELIGKQIVAVVNFPVKQIGPIQSEFLLTGFYDENGAVVIAQPERPVPNGSRLV, encoded by the coding sequence ATGTCAGATAAAATAAGCTGGGAAGATTTTCAGAAAGTTGAGCTCAGAATAGGGACGGTGGTTAATGCTGAGGAATTTCCGGAAGCAAGAAGACCGGCTTATAAAGTCTGGGTGGACTTCGGGGGTGAGATTGGAATTAAAAAATCTAGCGCGCAGATCACTGTGCATTATAAACCTGAAGAGCTTATTGGAAAACAGATTGTGGCGGTTGTGAATTTTCCGGTAAAACAGATCGGACCTATTCAGTCAGAATTTCTTCTGACGGGCTTTTATGATGAAAATGGGGCAGTGGTTATAGCCCAGCCTGAAAGACCGGTTCCAAACGGGTCGCGACTGGTTTGA
- the infC gene encoding translation initiation factor IF-3, with translation MQGPSSKKGPRVNDDIIEDEVRLIDENGENHGAVATDKAMKMAKAAGLDLVEISPNANPPVCKILDYGKYKYEAQKKASIAKKKQKTVDVKEIKLRPGIEKHDYDVKMRSIDKFLNAGDKVKVTLRYRGREMAHQELGMEVLNRVKDQFAAVTKIEQMPKMEGRQMIMIIAPK, from the coding sequence ATGCAAGGCCCGTCGTCTAAGAAAGGACCCAGGGTCAATGATGATATCATCGAGGATGAAGTAAGACTTATTGACGAAAATGGTGAAAACCATGGTGCTGTCGCAACTGATAAAGCCATGAAAATGGCAAAAGCAGCTGGTCTTGACCTCGTTGAAATATCACCAAATGCTAATCCCCCTGTTTGTAAAATTCTCGATTATGGAAAATATAAATACGAAGCGCAGAAAAAAGCCAGCATTGCCAAGAAGAAGCAAAAAACGGTTGATGTTAAGGAAATTAAGCTGCGTCCGGGTATTGAGAAACATGATTATGACGTGAAAATGCGCTCAATCGACAAATTTCTGAATGCCGGTGACAAGGTTAAGGTGACGCTCAGATACCGTGGGCGCGAAATGGCCCATCAGGAACTCGGTATGGAGGTTTTAAACCGCGTGAAAGACCAATTTGCCGCCGTTACAAAAATTGAACAGATGCCGAAAATGGAAGGGCGGCAGATGATCATGATTATCGCGCCAAAATAA